In a single window of the Papaver somniferum cultivar HN1 chromosome 8, ASM357369v1, whole genome shotgun sequence genome:
- the LOC113303115 gene encoding zinc finger protein BRUTUS-like, with translation MATPLTGVQHRDGGGITLMATTTATVNPPADPPPSPSSKSSCMKNNNNHAAFKSPIHIFLFFHKAIRSELEGLHRDALAFATNQNGDIQPLLQRYHFLRAIYKHHCNAEDEVIFPALDIRVKNVARTYSLEHKGESDLFDQLFELLNSGMQNDESFRRELASRTGALQTSVSQHMFKEEEQVFPLLEDKYTFEEQASLVWQFLCSIPVNMMAEFLPWLSSSITFDENKDMLKCLCKIVPDEKLLQHVIFTWMDGKDIPSECKICEYDPQFRCCKDYGSGKLVKQAEEGQCACGSSKVGKRKYSESTCAVTDLVGVHPIDEILLWHNAIKRELKDIAEEARAIQLAGDFSNLSAFNERLQFIAEVCIFHSIAEDKVIFPAVDQELSFAQEHAEEESQFEKFRCLIESIQNAGASSTSAEFYTRLCSHADQIMDTIQKHFHNEEEQVLPLAREHFSAAKQRELLYQSLCMMPLKLVERVLPWFVGTLGEEEAGSFLQNMHLAAPATDSVLVTLFSGWACKGRSSNGCLPSNVIGCCPVKRLTDIEEGCSRPRHACASTLSSEEKLSAQLNKEERLVKRGNFSGSCETKNSCDRSETVNLGNQGCCVPALGVNSRTIGIGSLTSAKSMRSSTLSPAPSINSSLFTWETDNNSSVVGSSPRPIDTIFKFHKAIRKDLEYLDVESGKLNGCDERFLRLFIGRFRLLWGLYRAHSNAEDEIVFPALESKEALHNVSHSYTLDHKQEETLFEDISSVLSELLQIHGSLRIHKTEDLHESSDCDGNICVQKYNELATKLQGMCKSVRVTLDQHVFREELELWPLFDRHFSVEEQDKIVGRIIGTTGAEVLQSMLPWVTSVLTQDEQTKMMDTWKHATKNTMFSEWLSEWWKGTTPETSHTAVSDNCTSVGGSDVHESLDQGDKMFKPGWKDIFHINRNELESEIRRVSTESSLDPRREDYLFYNLMTSGWIAEQQMLPQTRIGETMNGEDVPGCSPSYRDTEKKIFGCEHYKRNCKLLAACCKKLFACRFCHDEVSDHSMDRKMTTEMMCMRCLKIQAVGPICATPSCNGFLMSKYYCNICKFFDDERTVYHCPFCNLCRLGSGLGIDFFHCMKCNCCLGMKLVDHKCREKGLESNCPICCDFLFTSSAAVRALPCGHFMHSACFQAYTCSHYTCPMCSKSLGDMAVYFGMLDALLAAEGLPEEYRDRCQDILCNDCEKKGNSRFHWMYHKCGFCGSYNTRVIKATSTPSVK, from the exons atggCGACGCCATTAACAGGTGTTCAACATAGAGATGGAGGAGGAATTACTTTAATGGCTACTACTACTGCTACTGTAAATCCTCCTGCGGATCctcctccttctccttcttcgAAATCATCATGTATGAAGAATAATAATAATCATGCGGCCTTTAAATCGCCAATTCATATATTTTTGTTCTTTCATAAAGCTATTAGGTCTGAACTTGAAGGTTTACATCGTGATGCTTTGGCGTTTGCAACTAATCAGAATGGAGATATCCAACCATTATTACAACGTTATCACTTTCTTCGTGCAATTTATAAGCACCACTGCAATGCTGAAGATGAG GTCATCTTTCCAGCTCTTGACATACGTGTAAAGAATGTGGCGCGGACATATTCCCTTGAGCACAAGGGAGAAAGTGATCTTTTTGATCAGTTGTTCGAGTTGTTAAATTCTGGTATGCAAAATGACGAAAGCTTTCGAAGAGAGTTAGCTTCTCGTACTGGAGCTCTTCAAACATCAGTTAGCCAGCACATGTTCAAGGAAGAGGAGCAG GTCTTTCCCTTATTAGAGGATAAATATACATTTGAAGAGCAGGCATCACTAGTCTGGCAATTTTTATGCAGCATTCCTGTGAATATGATGGCAGAGTTCCTGCCATGGCTTTCATCTTCTATTACATTTGATGAAAATAAGGACATGCTGAAATGTCTGTGCAAGATAGTCCCAGATGAGAAGCTTCTTCAACACGTTATATTCACCTGGATGGATGGAAAAGATATTCCAAGTGAGTGCAAAATTTGTGAATATGATCCCCAGTTTCGATGTTGTAAAGACTATGGGTCAGGTAAATTAGTTAAGCAAGCTGAGGAAGGGCAGTGTGCATGTGGGTCTTCCAAAGTTGGGAAACGGAAATATTCAGAGTCTACTTGTGCTGTCACTGATTTGGTTGGTGTGCATCCGATTGACGAAATATTACTTTGGCATAATGCTATAAAGAGAGAGTTGAAGGATATAGCTGAGGAGGCTAGGGCGATACAACTTGCTGGTGACTTTTCAAATTTGTCAGCATTCAATGAGAGGCTGCAATTCATTGCCGAAGTCTGTATCTTCCATAG TATTGCCGAGGACAAGGTTATATTTCCTGCAGTAGATCAGGAGCTCTCCTTTGCTCAGGAGCATGCTGAGGAAGAAAGTCAATTTGAAAAATTTAGGTGCTTGATAGAGAGTATACAAAATGCAGGAGCAAGTTCAACTTCAGCTGAATTTTATACCAGGCTATGCTCACATGCTGATCAAATAATGGACACTATACAAAAGCACTTCCATAATGAGGAAGAACag GTTCTTCCTCTTGCACGGGAGCATTTTAGCGCTGCGAAACAGCGCGAGCTTTTGTATCAAAGTTTATGCATGATGCCTCTGAAATTGGTGGAGCGTGTTCTTCCCTGGTTTGTGGGAACACTTGGTGAAGAGGAAGCTGGGTCATTTCTGCAAAACATGCACTTGGCAG CTCCAGCAACAGACAGTGTGTTAGTTACACTTTTCTCTGGTTGGGCATGCAAGGGTCGTTCTTCAAATGGATGTTTACCTTCAAATGTCATCGGTTGCTGTCCAGTGAAAAGATTGACTGACATTGAAGAGGGGTGTAGTCGACCACGCCATGCATGTGCATCTACCTTGTCTTCTGAGGAGAAATTATCGGCTCAATTAAACAAAGAAGAAAGACTTGTGAAGCGTGGAAACTTCTCGGGATCATGTGAAACCAAAAACAGTTGTGATCGTTCAGAAACCGTCAATCTTGGGAATCAAGGTTGCTGTGTGCCTGCTTTGGGGGTAAATAGCAGGACTATTGGAATAGGTTCACTTACTTCTGCAAAGTCGATGCGATCCTCAACTCTCAGCCCTGCCCCTTCAATAAATTCTAGTCTTTTTACATGGGAAACTGATAATAACTCCTCAGTTGTTGGGTCTTCTCCTAGACCAATTGATACCATATTCAAATTTCATAAAGCCATCCGCAAAGATTTGGAGTATTTGGATGTCGAGTCTGGAAAACTTAATGGTTGTGATGAGAGATTCCTCCGATTGTTCATCGGCAGATTTCGTCTATTGTGGGGCTTGTACAGAGCTCACAGTAATGCTGAGGATGAGATAGTGTTCCCAGCCTTAGAATCCAAAGAGGCTCTTCATAATGTAAGCCACTCGTACACTCTGGATCACAAGCAGGAGGAGACACTTTTTGAGGACATTTCATCTGTTCTTTCGGAGCTTTTACAAATTCATGGAAGCTTGAGGATCCATAAGACTGAAGATTTGCATGAAAGTTCTGATTGTGATGGTAATATCTGTGTACAAAAGTACAACGAGCTTGCCACAAAGCTTCAAGGAATGTGCAAGTCTGTAAGAGTCACACTGGACCAGCATGTTTTCAGGGAAGAACTTGAGCTGTGGCCCCTGTTTGATAGACATTTTTCTGTGGAGGAGCAAGACAAAATTGTTGGACGTATAATTGGCACCACAGGTGCAGAGGTGCTCCAGTCAATGCTTCCATGGGTAACTTCTGTGCTTACTCAGGATGAGCAGACTAAAATGATGGACACGTGGAAGCATGCAACTAAGAACACAATGTTCAGCGAGTGGCTTAGTGAATGGTGGAAAGGAACCACTCCAGAAACCTCACATACTGCAGTCTCAGACAATTGTACTTCTGTTGGAG GCTCGGATGTCCATGAAAGCCTAGATCAGGGCGACAAGATGTTCAAGCCTGGATGGAAAGATATATTTCACATTAATCGAAATGAGCTTGAGTCGGAGATAAGAAGAGTTTCAACGGAGTCGTCACTTGATCCAAGGAGAGaagattatttattttataatcttaTGACTAG TGGTTGGATTGCTGAACAACAGATGTTACCACAAACAAGAATAGGGGAAACTATGAACGGGGAAGATGTGCCCGGATGCTCTCCGTCGTATAGAGATACTGAGAAGAAAATATTTGGTTGTGAGCACTACAAAAGAAACTGCAAACTCTTAGCTGCTTGCTGTAAGAAGTTGTTCGCTTGCAGGTTTTGCCATGATGAAGTCAGCGATCATTCAATGGACAG GAAAATGACAACAGAAATGATGTGCATGCGCTGTTTAAAAATTCAGGCTGTTGGACCAATTTGTGCAACTCCATCCTGCAATGGGTTTTTAATGTCCAAATACTACTGTAATATCTGCAAGTTTTTTGATGATGAAAG GACAGTATACCATTGCCCTTTCTGCAATTTGTGCCGCCTTGGTAGCGGACTGGGTATTGATTTTTTCCATTGCATGAAATGCAACTGCTGCCTTGGCATGAAACTTGTTGATCATAAGTGCCGGGAGAAAGGTCTAGAGTCAAACTGTCCCATCTGCTGTGACTTCCTGTTTACATCAAGTGCGGCTGTCAGAGCACTCCCGTGTGGGCACTTTATGCATTCTGCTTGTTTTCAG GCATACACTTGCAGCCATTACACCTGTCCTATGTGTAGCAAATCGTTGGGCGATATGGCA GTCTACTTTGGGATGCTTGACGCCTTATTGGCTGCTGAAGGGCTTCCTGAAGAGTACAGAGATCGTTGTCAG GATATTTTGTGCAATGACTGCGAGAAAAAAGGAAATTCGCGATTCCACTGGATGTATCATAAATGCGGGTTTTGTGGTTCATACAACACCAGAGTAATCAAGGCGACCTCAACTCCATCTGTGAAATGA